A single window of Enterobacteriaceae bacterium ESL0689 DNA harbors:
- the pspF gene encoding phage shock protein operon transcriptional activator yields MVKFIMTQYQDNLPGEDNHFLEILEQVSRLAPLAKPVLIIGERGTGKELIAKRLHFLSTRWQGPFITLNCAALNDNLLDNELFGHEAGAFTGASKHHPGRFERADGGTLFLDELATAPMPVQEKLLRVIEYGELERVGGRRPLQVNVRLVCATNADLPQQVATGQFRADLLDRLAFEVVSLPPLRQRPGDIMLLANQFAIQMCRELGLPLFPGFSEHAIQTLLGYHWPGNIRELKNVVERSVYRHGMSHHELHNIIINPFPYTSPAATAPLAVTDDPVLPIDLRAFQLQQEKKLLQTSLQQTNYHQKLAAQRLGLTYHQFRALLKKHQL; encoded by the coding sequence ATGGTGAAATTCATCATGACGCAATATCAGGATAATCTGCCAGGTGAAGACAATCATTTCCTTGAGATCCTCGAGCAGGTGTCGAGGCTGGCCCCGCTGGCAAAACCGGTTCTGATCATCGGTGAGCGGGGAACCGGTAAGGAGCTGATCGCAAAACGTCTGCATTTTCTCTCAACCCGCTGGCAGGGACCATTTATCACGCTTAACTGCGCTGCACTTAATGACAATCTGCTGGATAATGAACTATTTGGTCACGAGGCAGGGGCGTTTACCGGTGCCAGCAAGCATCATCCCGGGCGTTTTGAACGTGCCGATGGTGGCACGCTTTTTCTCGATGAGCTGGCTACTGCCCCCATGCCGGTACAGGAAAAATTATTGCGGGTGATTGAATATGGTGAGCTGGAACGTGTGGGAGGCAGACGGCCATTACAGGTGAATGTCCGGCTGGTCTGTGCCACCAATGCAGACCTGCCGCAGCAAGTGGCGACTGGGCAATTTCGTGCTGATTTACTTGATCGCCTGGCTTTTGAGGTCGTCTCGTTGCCGCCACTGCGTCAGCGACCCGGGGATATTATGTTACTGGCCAATCAGTTTGCTATTCAGATGTGTCGGGAACTGGGGCTTCCCCTGTTTCCGGGTTTTAGTGAGCATGCGATACAGACACTGCTCGGCTATCACTGGCCCGGTAATATTCGTGAGCTCAAGAATGTGGTGGAGCGTTCTGTTTATCGTCATGGTATGAGTCACCATGAATTACATAACATTATCATTAACCCATTTCCGTACACCTCTCCTGCCGCCACGGCTCCGCTTGCCGTGACCGATGACCCGGTATTACCCATTGATTTGCGTGCTTTTCAGCTTCAGCAAGAGAAAAAGCTGCTCCAGACCAGTCTGCAACAGACAAACTATCATCAGAAGCTGGCGGCACAACGTCTTGGGCTCACTTATCATCAGTTCCGGGCGCTGTTAAAAAAACACCAGTTATAA
- the yciH gene encoding stress response translation initiation inhibitor YciH codes for MTDSNSRLVYSTDSGRIQPAKVVAERPKGDGIVRIQRQVSGRKGKGVCLITGIDADDNTLAKLAAELKKKCGCGGSVKNGVIEIQGDKRDLLQSLLEAKGMKVKQAGG; via the coding sequence ATGACAGATTCGAACAGCCGTCTGGTCTATTCAACCGATAGCGGGCGCATACAACCAGCAAAAGTGGTCGCTGAACGTCCCAAAGGGGACGGTATCGTTCGCATCCAGCGTCAGGTCAGTGGCCGTAAAGGTAAAGGGGTCTGTCTGATCACGGGGATTGATGCGGATGATAACACGCTGGCAAAGCTGGCCGCAGAACTGAAAAAAAAGTGTGGTTGTGGTGGTTCAGTAAAAAATGGTGTCATTGAAATTCAGGGGGATAAACGCGATCTTCTGCAATCCCTACTGGAGGCGAAAGGCATGAAAGTCAAGCAGGCGGGCGGTTAA
- the pyrF gene encoding orotidine-5'-phosphate decarboxylase: protein MPSTVSAPHTITSSPLIVALDYDNRDKALAFIDQITPKDCRLKVGKEMFTLLGSSFIRDLHQRGFEVFLDLKFHDIPNTTARAVAAAADLGVWMVNVHAGGGARMMAAAREALLPFASDAPLLIAVTVLTSMEAGDLQDLGITLSPADYAAKLATLARHCGLDGVVCSAQEAKRFKQEQGSAFKLITPGIRPQGSDSGDQRRIMTPEQAQEAGVDYMVIGRPVTLSPDPALTLRKINTALQRTIS from the coding sequence ATGCCATCTACTGTATCTGCGCCTCACACCATCACTTCCTCACCGCTGATTGTTGCCCTTGATTATGATAATCGTGATAAAGCGCTGGCGTTTATTGATCAAATCACCCCCAAGGATTGTCGGCTGAAAGTCGGGAAAGAGATGTTCACCTTGCTGGGGTCATCGTTTATTCGTGATCTGCATCAGCGAGGCTTTGAGGTATTTCTTGATCTGAAATTTCACGATATCCCTAATACTACCGCACGTGCTGTGGCGGCTGCGGCGGATCTGGGGGTCTGGATGGTCAATGTGCACGCTGGTGGTGGTGCCCGGATGATGGCCGCCGCGCGTGAAGCGCTGTTACCCTTTGCCAGTGACGCGCCACTACTGATTGCGGTGACCGTATTAACCAGTATGGAAGCGGGAGATTTACAGGATCTGGGGATAACCCTTTCACCGGCCGATTATGCTGCAAAACTGGCAACATTAGCGCGGCATTGTGGCCTGGATGGTGTGGTATGTTCCGCACAGGAAGCAAAACGTTTTAAACAGGAGCAGGGCAGTGCATTTAAGCTGATCACTCCCGGCATTCGTCCACAGGGGAGTGATAGCGGAGATCAACGACGGATTATGACGCCAGAACAGGCACAAGAAGCTGGTGTTGACTATATGGTCATTGGCCGACCTGTGACACTGTCACCTGATCCAGCGCTGACCTTACGAAAAATCAACACTGCACTACAAAGGACAATATCATGA
- the lapB gene encoding lipopolysaccharide assembly protein LapB, with protein MLELLFLLLPVAAAYGWYMGRRSAQQSKQDDANRLSRDYVTGVNFLLSNQQDKAVDLFLDMLKTDTGTVEAHLTLGNLFRSRGEVDRAIRMHQSLMESASLTYDQRLLAVQQLGRDYMAAGLYDRAEDMFKQLVEEVDFRLSALQQLLQIYQFTSDWQSAIDVAEQLVKAGKVQHKGDIANFWCELALQQIAMNDIDKAISLLKKGAAADRNSARVSIMLGRIWMDKEDYVKAVECLERVIHQDKDLVSETLDMLQISYQQLGKSDEWQTFLRRCSDENTGASAELMLAQLIEQQEGTEAAQNYVIRQLEHHPTMRMLHKLMDYYLDSAEEGRARKSLSMLRDLVGEQMRSKPRYRCQKCGFTAQSLYWHCPSCRSWATVKPIRGLDGQE; from the coding sequence ATGCTGGAGTTGTTATTTCTGCTTTTGCCTGTTGCCGCAGCATATGGCTGGTATATGGGTCGCAGAAGTGCACAACAATCAAAACAGGATGATGCCAACCGCCTGTCGCGTGATTATGTTACGGGCGTTAATTTTCTTCTCAGTAATCAACAGGATAAAGCGGTAGATCTGTTCCTTGATATGTTGAAAACAGATACCGGTACTGTTGAAGCCCATCTGACGCTAGGGAATTTATTCCGCTCCCGTGGTGAGGTTGACCGGGCTATTCGGATGCACCAAAGCCTGATGGAAAGTGCATCATTGACTTACGATCAACGGCTGCTGGCTGTTCAGCAACTAGGGCGCGACTATATGGCTGCCGGGTTATATGATCGTGCGGAAGATATGTTCAAACAGTTAGTCGAAGAAGTTGATTTTCGTCTCAGTGCATTACAACAACTGCTACAAATTTATCAGTTTACCAGTGACTGGCAATCGGCTATTGATGTTGCAGAACAGCTGGTGAAGGCGGGGAAAGTCCAGCATAAAGGAGATATTGCTAATTTCTGGTGTGAACTGGCGTTGCAACAGATAGCGATGAATGACATAGATAAAGCCATCTCATTACTGAAAAAAGGTGCGGCGGCCGATCGTAATAGTGCGCGGGTCTCTATTATGCTTGGCCGGATATGGATGGATAAAGAGGACTATGTCAAAGCCGTTGAGTGTCTGGAGCGGGTGATTCATCAGGATAAAGACCTGGTCAGCGAAACCCTTGATATGCTGCAGATAAGTTATCAGCAGCTAGGGAAAAGCGATGAATGGCAAACCTTTCTTCGCCGTTGCTCGGATGAAAATACCGGCGCCAGTGCTGAGTTGATGCTGGCACAACTTATTGAGCAGCAAGAGGGGACGGAAGCGGCGCAGAACTATGTTATCCGACAACTGGAGCATCATCCGACGATGCGAATGCTACATAAATTGATGGACTATTATCTGGATAGTGCTGAAGAAGGGCGTGCGAGAAAGAGTCTGTCGATGCTGCGTGATCTCGTCGGTGAACAGATGCGCAGTAAACCCCGTTACCGCTGCCAGAAATGTGGATTTACTGCCCAATCACTCTACTGGCACTGTCCTTCCTGTCGTTCCTGGGCGACGGTTAAGCCAATCCGTGGCCTTGATGGGCAGGAATAA
- a CDS encoding LapA family protein, whose product MKYILIFLLILTVFVIAVTLGAQNDQVVTFNYLLAQDSFRLSTLLAELFAAGFIIGWLVCGLCWLRLRVALIRAERKIKHLEQQIAAKDAVSDDADTSAIAIKE is encoded by the coding sequence GTGAAATATATACTTATTTTCTTATTGATATTAACGGTTTTTGTCATTGCTGTGACTTTAGGTGCGCAAAATGATCAGGTCGTCACATTCAATTATTTGCTGGCACAGGATAGTTTTCGCCTCTCAACATTACTGGCAGAACTCTTTGCCGCAGGATTTATCATTGGCTGGTTAGTTTGTGGCTTATGCTGGTTACGGCTTCGTGTGGCATTGATCCGTGCTGAACGTAAAATTAAACACCTTGAACAACAGATTGCTGCAAAAGATGCTGTCTCAGATGACGCCGATACGTCTGCAATAGCAATAAAGGAATAG
- the pgpB gene encoding phosphatidylglycerophosphatase B, producing the protein MQSIVTRTTIATALLLIMPVILWLSGWRWQPDLQDNRIVIWYWITQSVTRPWGIITHVLLCCWFCWCLRLPLRAAIVMLVIISSVILLGQKVNASIKNVIQEPRPFILWLEDGRAASVTQFYHLKRKQRAKRVAEHLAQRASVPPFLGQHWQNETGFAFPSGHTTFAASWALLAAGVLLPRRRRWTTVVLLAWAIAVMASRLMLGMHWPQDLVSATFISWLFVMPASWMIQRLSGSLTPPGQTMPEPDNTP; encoded by the coding sequence ATGCAGTCAATTGTCACACGAACCACTATTGCGACAGCATTATTATTGATCATGCCGGTGATACTGTGGTTATCGGGCTGGCGATGGCAGCCGGACTTGCAGGACAACAGGATAGTCATCTGGTACTGGATAACGCAGAGCGTAACCCGACCGTGGGGTATCATTACCCATGTTCTCTTATGTTGCTGGTTCTGCTGGTGTCTGCGTTTACCTCTGCGGGCTGCTATTGTCATGTTGGTGATTATCAGTAGTGTGATTTTACTGGGACAGAAGGTGAACGCTTCAATCAAAAATGTCATCCAGGAACCACGACCTTTTATATTGTGGCTGGAAGATGGCCGTGCTGCCTCTGTGACGCAATTTTACCACTTAAAACGCAAACAGCGCGCTAAACGGGTAGCGGAACATCTGGCACAGAGAGCGTCCGTCCCTCCTTTTCTGGGGCAACACTGGCAAAATGAGACCGGGTTTGCTTTCCCGTCAGGACATACAACATTTGCGGCCAGTTGGGCGTTACTCGCGGCAGGCGTTCTGCTTCCACGGCGACGCCGATGGACAACGGTTGTCTTACTGGCATGGGCAATAGCGGTGATGGCGAGTCGCCTGATGCTGGGCATGCACTGGCCGCAGGATTTAGTTTCAGCTACATTTATCTCCTGGCTATTCGTTATGCCGGCCAGCTGGATGATACAACGTTTATCGGGGTCACTGACGCCTCCCGGGCAGACCATGCCGGAACCAGATAACACCCCATAA
- the ribA gene encoding GTP cyclohydrolase II, with protein sequence MQLKRVAEARLPTPWGHFLMVGFEELATGQDHAALVFGDISGHDPVLTRIHSECLTGDALFSLRCDCGFQLEAALSQIAREGRGILVYHRQEGRNIGLLNKIRAYALQDQGYDTVEANHYLGFAADERDFTLCADMLKLLDVSQIRLLTNNPKKVEILTAAGINIAERVPLLVGRNDQNSHYLDTKAAKMGHILK encoded by the coding sequence ATGCAGCTTAAACGTGTGGCAGAAGCCAGACTACCAACCCCCTGGGGTCATTTTCTGATGGTCGGTTTTGAAGAGCTGGCAACCGGACAGGATCATGCCGCACTGGTATTCGGTGATATATCCGGCCACGACCCCGTTCTGACCCGCATACATTCTGAGTGCTTAACCGGTGATGCGCTTTTTAGTCTGCGCTGTGATTGTGGTTTTCAACTGGAAGCCGCACTGTCACAGATCGCCAGAGAAGGACGGGGTATCCTGGTATACCATCGTCAGGAAGGACGTAATATCGGTTTACTGAATAAAATCCGTGCCTATGCATTGCAGGATCAAGGCTACGATACCGTAGAAGCAAACCACTATCTCGGATTTGCCGCCGATGAGCGCGACTTTACCTTGTGTGCCGATATGTTAAAACTACTGGATGTCAGTCAGATCCGTCTGTTAACCAATAATCCGAAAAAAGTAGAAATCCTCACGGCGGCAGGAATTAATATCGCCGAGCGCGTCCCTTTACTGGTAGGACGCAATGACCAGAATAGCCATTATCTTGATACGAAAGCCGCTAAAATGGGGCATATCCTCAAATAA
- a CDS encoding SDR family NAD(P)-dependent oxidoreductase, which produces MSGSSNVIVITGASQGIGAGLVQAFLAKGDNVVANSRNISGKETEQLITVSGDIAQREIAQKVIATAINKFGRVDTLINNAGIFIPGAFTEYTEQDLKRALHVNIEGFFHVSQFAISEMLKRQHGHVVQITASLVKQALAKVPSVLAGLTKGGLDAATRQLAIEYAGQGIRINAVAPGIIKTPMHTPESIDALRSLQPTGETGDIADIVEAVLYLDRAGYITGETLYVDGGAQAGCW; this is translated from the coding sequence ATGAGTGGTTCATCTAACGTGATAGTTATCACCGGCGCGTCTCAGGGGATTGGCGCAGGCCTGGTTCAGGCTTTCCTGGCTAAAGGTGATAATGTTGTCGCTAACTCAAGAAATATTAGCGGCAAAGAAACTGAGCAACTGATCACTGTATCCGGTGATATTGCACAAAGAGAAATAGCGCAAAAAGTGATTGCAACGGCAATCAATAAATTTGGCCGGGTTGATACGCTCATCAATAACGCTGGCATTTTCATTCCTGGGGCTTTTACTGAATATACTGAACAGGATTTAAAACGAGCACTCCATGTTAATATCGAAGGCTTTTTCCATGTCAGTCAGTTCGCTATTAGCGAGATGCTTAAACGACAGCATGGCCATGTTGTTCAGATCACCGCCTCACTGGTGAAACAGGCACTGGCAAAGGTACCGAGCGTGCTGGCGGGATTAACCAAAGGTGGCCTTGATGCCGCAACGCGTCAACTGGCTATTGAATATGCTGGTCAGGGGATTCGGATCAATGCAGTGGCTCCGGGGATTATAAAAACCCCTATGCATACACCCGAGTCAATAGATGCGCTGAGAAGCCTGCAACCGACAGGGGAAACAGGGGATATCGCGGATATTGTCGAAGCGGTGCTTTACCTTGACAGAGCCGGATATATTACCGGTGAAACCTTATATGTCGATGGTGGTGCACAGGCAGGATGCTGGTGA